The proteins below are encoded in one region of Catharus ustulatus isolate bCatUst1 chromosome 21, bCatUst1.pri.v2, whole genome shotgun sequence:
- the ABCA2 gene encoding ATP-binding cassette sub-family A member 2 isoform X5 — protein sequence MGFLHQLHLLLWKNVTLKRRSPWVLAFEIFIPLVLFFILLGLRQKKPTIPVKEAFYTAAPLTSAGILPVMQSLCPDGQRDEFGFLQYSNSTVTQILEHLSEAVEQSSLFDPQHPGLEEELESLRGHLEALSSPQSSSMDTHFSSRAGSSFTLAWAAKDQGELRRFLMQNLSLPNSTTELLLGSSIDLREVYQQFLDSFPFVPDETHEQDLWDGFGPSKRMTQLEKSLPSGWRSLQEGLVHRVLQDPVAVPHRPTLFHMLSQALGLTSSAVAPAISDSPQAFVREMENVLFTGPVLEQLTCEQNPGGLHHLLRVSPRQQPLLAAYQALACNGSRATRQERFAQLASKLQEQLDTAKIISRLKLEEVNNTATQHRLRALLEDLVEMEKVLRDMDILSALAKLLPRGACASKAPPPTANSTSWVSANTTVSNATAEEEGGAAESLSGTDNPQGQFSAFVQLWAGLQPILCGNNRTIEPEALKQGNMSSLGFTSKEQRNLGLLVHLMTSNPKILYAPVGTEVDKVILKANETFAFVGNVTHYAKAWLNISPEIRAYLEEGRLQRRIRWLQQLTADLHKHPEILNVSDSDVLHNFLNGNFSLPNASILLQQLDTIDNAACGWVRFMAKVSVDIFKGFPDEESIVNYTLNQAYQDNVTVFASVIFQTNRDGSLPPHVMYKIRQNSSFTEKTNEIRRAYWRPGPNTGGRFYFLYGFVWIQDMMERALINTFVGHDVVEPGNYVQMFPYPCYTRDDFLFVIEHMMPLCMVISWVYSVAMMIQHIVTEKEHRLKEVMKMMGLNNAVHWVAWFITGFVQLSISVTALTAILKYGKVLMHSDVLIIWLFLAIYAVATIMFCFLVSVLYSKAKLASACGGIIYFLSYVPYMYVAIREEVAHDKITAFEKCIASLMSTTAFGLGSKYFALYEVAGVGIQWHTFSQSPVEGDDFNLLLSMMMLVVDAMVYGVLTWYIEAVHPGMFGLPRPWYFPFQKSYWLGNGRVETWEWTWPWSRTTRLSIMEEDQACAMESRRLEETRGIEEEPTHLPLVVCIDKLTKVYKTDKKLALNKLSLNLYENQVVSFLGHNGAGKTTTMSILTGLFPPTSGSATIYGHDIRTEMDKIRKNLGMCPQHNVLFDRLTVEEHLWFYSQLKSMAEEEIRKEMDKMIEDLELSNKRHCQVQTLSGGMKRKLSVAIAFVGGSRAVILDEPTAGVDPYARRAIWDLILKYKPGRTILLSTHHMDEADLLGDRIAIISHGKLKCCGSPLFLKSTYGDGYKLTVVKKQSDTRNGTEPGQPHSPLGHSSVSPCSEPRVSQFIKKYVASCLLISDTNTELSYILPSEAVKKGCFERLFQHLEQSLEELDLTSFGLMDTTLEEVFLKVSEEDQSLENSDVDMKESKDALQPPTSELGLKSEANGEPLAEAAMPEKPEVELSNLVTCSQLAQSQASLHSASSVGSVRGDEGGAYSEFFGDYVPLFDNRQDPDNISLQGQEAEVEAEDCDLAGQGSFKLEGSWLKLRQFHGLIVKRFHCAKRNTKALFSQILLPAFFVCVAMTVALSVPEIGDLPPLILSPSQYHNYTQPKGNFIPYANEERHEYRIRLSPDASPQQLVNTFHLPSGVGATCVLKTPFNNTLDQPVQTLNLNSNETKMLAAKYFDAMCIDSFTQGLPLSNFVPPPPSPAPSDYPMSVDEDLLHAWNSTTFSTVKGTVTSAPTLPHIIHEPIKCTCSMQGTGFSCPSGVGGHPPQMRVVTGDILTDITGRNVSEYLLYTSDRFRLHRYGALTFGNVQKSIPASFGARAPATVRKIAVRRTAQVFYNNKGYHSMPTYLNALNNAILRANLPKSKGNPAAYGITVTNHPMNKTSASLSLDYLLQGTDVVIAIFIIVAMSFVPASFVVFLVAEKATKAKHLQFVSGCDPVIYWLANYMWDMLNYLVPATCCIIILFVFDLPAYTSPTNFPAVLSLFLLYGWSITPIMYPASFWFEVPSSAYVFLIVINLFIGITATVATFLLQLFEHDKDLKVVNSYLKSCFLVFPNYNLGHGLMEMAYNEYINEYYAKIGQFDKMKSPFEWDIVTRGLVAMTIEGFVGFFITIMCQYNFFRKPQRLPVSTKPIEDDIDVANERHRVLRGDADNDMLKIENLTKVYKSRKIGRILAVDRLCVGVRPGECFGLLGVNGAGKTTTFKMLTGDESTTGGEAFINGHSILKELLQVQQSLGYCPQFDALFDELTAQEHLELYTRLRGIPWKDEERVVKWALKKLELTKYADKPASTYSGGNKRKLSTAIALIGYPAFIFLDEPTTGMDPKARRFLWNLILDVIKTGRSVVLTSHSMEECEALCTRLAIMVNGRLKCLGSIQHLKNRFGDGYMITVRTKSSLNVKEVVRFFNRNFPEAVLKERHHTKAQYQLKSDQISLAQVFSKMEQVVDVLGIEDYSVSQTTLDNVFVNFAKKQSDNLEQQETSPSCVLQSPLERVLSLLHPRTAPTELRALVVEEQEDLETDDEGLISFEEERAQLSFNTDTLC from the exons TGGGTGCTGGCCTTTGAGATCTTCATCCCCCTGGTGCTCTTCTTCATCCTCCTGGGGCTGCGGCAGAAGAAGCCAACCATCCCTGTGAAGGAAG CTTTCTACACGGCGGCCCCACTCACATCAGCCGGGATCCTGCCAGTCATGCAGTCCCTGTGCCCCGACGGCCAGCGTGATGAGTTTGGCTTCCTGCAGTACTCCAACTCCAC GGTAACACAGATTCTGGAACACCTCAGCGAGGCAGTAGAGCAAAGCAGCCTCTTCGACCCACAGCACCCAGGactggaggaggagctggagtcGCTGCGTGGGCATCTGGAGGCCCTCAGCAGCCCTCAGTCCAGCTCCATGGACACCCACTTCAGCAGCCGAGCAG GGTCCAGCTTCACACTGGCATGGGCGGCCAAAGACCAGGGCGAGCTGCGGCGCTTCCTGATGCAGAACCTGTCCCTCCCCAACAGCACAACTGAGCTACTCCTGGGCTCAAGCATTGACCTGCGGGAG GTGTACCAGCAGTTTCTTGATTCCTTTCCTTTCGTACCTGATGAGACCCATGAGCAAGACCTGTGGGATGGGTTTGGCCCCAGCAAGAGGATGACACAGCTGGAG AAGAGCCTCCCCAGTGGCTGGAGGAgcctgcaggaagggctggttCACAGGGTGCTGCAGGACCCAGTGGCAGTCCCACACCGGCCAACACTGTTCCACATGCTCTCCCAGGCTTTGGGCctcaccagcagtgctgtggcacCTGCCATCTCTGATAGCCCTCAGGCCTTTGTCAGGGAGATGGAG AATGTCCTCTTCACTGGGCCAGTACTGGAGCAGCTGACATGTGAGCAGAACCCAGGGGGACTGCACCACCTCCTACGCGTGTCCCCCAGGCAGCAGCCGCTGCTGGCAGCATACCAGGCACTGGCCTGCAATGGCAGCCGAGCCACCCGCCAGGAGCGCTTTGCCCAGCTGGCCTCcaagctccaggagcagctggacacCGCCAAGATCATCAGCAgg CTGAAGCTGGAGGAGGTGAACAACACAGCTACCCAGCACCGCCTCCGTGCCCTCCTCGAGGACCTGGTGGAGATGGAGAAGGTTCTCCGGGACATGGACATCCTCTCAGCACTGGCTAagctgctgcccaggggagCCTGTGCCAGCAAGGCCCCTCCACCTACAGCCAACAGCACCAGCTGGGTCAGCGCCAATACCACGGTCAGCAATGCCacggcagaggaggaagggggtGCTGCTGAGAGCCTGTCTGGCACAGACAACCCCCAGGGGCAGTTCTCAGCGTTcgtgcagctctgggcagggctgcagcccatCCTCTGCGGCAACAACCG GACTATCGAGCCTGAGGCACTGAAGCAGGGCAACATGAGCTCACTGGGCTTCACCAGCAAGGAGCAGCGGAACTTGGGCCTCCTTGTGCATCTGATGACCagcaaccccaaaatcctgtaTGCGCCTGTGGGCACCGAAGTTGACAAGGTCATCCTGAAG GCCAATGAGACCTTCGCCTTTGTGGGCAACGTCACTCACTACGCCAAGGCATGGCTGAACATCTCCCCTGAGATCCGAGCCTACCTGGAAGAGGGCAGGCTGCAGAGGCGCATCCGCTGGCTCCAGCAG TTGACTGCTGACCTCCACAAGCACCCAGAGATCCTGAATGTCTCTGACAGTGATGTTCTCCACAACTTTCTCAATGGCAACTTCTCCCTGCCCAATGCCAGCATCCTACTCCAGCAGCTGGATACCATTGACAATGCTGCCTGCGGCTGGGTCCGCTTCATGGCCAAG GTTAGCGTGGACATCTTCAAAGGCTTCCCGGATGAGGAGAGCATTGTCAACTACACACTGAACCAGGCCTATCAGGACAATGTCACAGTCTTTGCCA GCGTCATCTTCCAGACCAACAGGGATGGCTCATTGCCTCCCCATGTCATGTACAAGATCCGGCAGAATTCCAGCTTCACAGAGAAGACCAACGAGATCCGACGGGCATACTGGCGGCCTGGCCCCAACACTGGCGGCCGCTTCTACTTCCTCTATGGCTTTGTCTGGATCCAAG ATATGATGGAGCGTGCCCTCATCAACACGTTTGTTGGTCACGATGTCGTAGAGCCTGGCAACTACGTGCAGATGTTCCCATACCCGTGTTATACACGGGATGA CTTCCTCTTTGTCATTGAGCACATGATGCCCCTCTGCATGGTGATCTCCTGGGTCTACTCAGTGGCCATGATGATCCAGCACATTGTGACTGAGAAGGAGCATCGCCTGAAAGAG GTGATGAAGATGATGGGCTTGAACAATGCAGTGCACTGGGTGGCTTGGTTCATCACTGGCTTTGTCCAGCTCTCCATCTCAGTCACAGCACTCACTGCCATTCTCAAGTACGGCAAGGTCCTGATGCACAGCGACGTCCTCATCATATGGCTCTTCCTTGCCATCTATGCTGTGGCCACCATCATGTTCTG CTTTCTGGTGTCGGTGCTCTACTCCAAGGCCAAGCTGGCCTCTGCCTGTGGTGGCATCATCTACTTCCTTAGCTACGTGCCCTACATGTATGTGGCCATCCGGGAGGAGGTGGCACATGACAAGATCACAGCCTTTGAGAAGTGCATTGCG TCCCTCATGTCCACCACGGCCTTTGGGTTGGGCTCCAAGTACTTTGCGCTGTATGAGGTGGCTGGCGTGGGTATCCAGTGGCACACCTTCAGCCAGTCACCTGTGGAAGGAGATGACTTCAACCTCCTGCTGTCCATGATGATGCTGGTCGTGGATGCCATGGTGTACGGGGTGCTCACGTGGTACATTGAGGCTGTGCACCCGG gCATGTTCGGCCTGCCACGGCCCTGGTACTTCCCTTTCCAGAAGTCTTACTGGCTAGGCAATGGGCGCGTGGAGACCTGGGAGTGGACCTGGCCGTGGTCACGCACCACCCGCCTCAGCATCATGGAGGAGGATCAGGCCTGTGCCATGGAGAGCCGGAGGCTGG AGGAGACTAGGGGCATCGAGGAGGAGCCAACCCACCTCCCCTTGGTTGTCTGCATCGACAAGCTCACCAAAGTCTACAAGACAGACAAGAAGCTGGCACTAAACAAGCTGAGCCTCAACCTCTACGAGAACCAGGTTGTGTCCTTCCTGGGGCACAATGGTGCAGGCAAGACCACCACCAT GTCCATCCTCACTGGCTTGTTCCCTCCAACATCGGGCTCTGCTACCATCTATGGCCATGATATCCGTACGGAGATGGACAAGATCCGGAAGAACCTGGGCATGTGTCCCCAGCACAATGTGCTCTTTGACAGGCTGACAGTGGAGGAGCATCTCTGGTTCTACTCGCAGCTCAAGAGCATGGCAGAGGAGGAGATCCGCAAGGAGATGGACAA GATGATTGAGGACCTGGAACTCTCCAACAAACGGCACTGCCAGGTGCAGACTCTCTCGGGCGGCATGAAGAGGAAGCTGTCAGTGGCCATTGCCTTCGTGGGTGGGTCGCGGGCTGTTATCTTGGATGAGCCCACAGCTGGTGTGGACCCATATGCCCGAAGGGCCATCTGGGATCTCATCCTCAAGTACAAGCCAG GGAGGACCATCTTGCTCTCCACACACCACATGGATGAGGCTGATCTGCTCGGGGACCGCATCGCCATCATCTCCCATGGCAAGCTCAAGTGCTGTGGTTCCCCACTGTTCCTCAAGAGCACCTATGGTGATGGCTACAAGCTGACAGTGGTGAAGAAGCAATCGGACACCAGGAATGGCACAG AGCCAGGCCAGCCACATAGCCCCCTGGGCCACTCCTCTGTcagcccctgctctgagccTCGTGTCTCCCAGTTCATCAAGAAGTATGTGGCCTCCTGCCTCCTCATCTCAGACACCAACACAGAGCTCTCCTACATCCTGCCCAGTGAGGCTGTCAAGAAGGGCTGCTTTGAGAGGCTCTTCCAG CActtggagcagagcctggaagaGCTGGACCTCACCAGTTTTGGGCTGATGGACACCACACTGGAGGAGGTCTTCCTGAAGGTGTCTGAGGAAGACCAGTCTCTGGAGAACAGTGACGTGG acaTGAAGGAGTCCAAGGATGCCCTGCAGCCACCCACCTCTGAGCTGGGCCTAAAGTCTGAAGCCAACGGGGAGCCCCTGGCCGAAGCAGCCATGCCAGAGAAGCCCGAGGTGGAGCTCAGCAACCTGGTGACCTGCTCCCAGCTGGCGCAGTCGCAGGCATCCCTGCACTCAGCATCCTCGGTGGGCTCCGTGCGTGGTGATGAAGGTGGGGCTTATTCCGAATTCTTTGGGGATTACGTGCCCCTGTTCGATAACCGGCAGGACCCTGATAACATCAGTCTGCAAG GGCAAGAAGCAGAGGTGGAAGCAGAGGATTGTGACCTAGCAGGTCAGGGAAGCTTCAAGCTGGAAGGCTCGTGGCTGAAACTGCGCCAGTTCCATGGGCTGATCGTCAAACGCTTCCACTGCGCCAAGCGCAACACCAAGGCCCTCTTCTCACAGATCCTCCTGCCCGCCTTTTTTGTCTGTGTGGCTATGACTGTGGCGCTCTCCGTGCCTGAAATAG GTGACCTGCCACCCCTCATCCTCTCGCCATCCCAATACCATAACTACACTCAGCCCAAGGGCAACTTCATTCCTTATGCCAATGAGGAGCGGCATGAGTACCG CATTAGGCTGTCTCCCGATGCCAGCCCTCAGCAGCTGGTGAACACTTTCCATCTGCCCTCTGGTGTGGGGGCCACCTGTGTGCTCAAGACACCCTTCAACAACACGCTGGACCAGCCTGTGCAGACCCTCAACCTCAATAGCAATGAGACCAAAATGCTGGCGGCCAAATACTTTGATGCCATGTGCATTGACTCCTTCACCCAGGGCCTTCCGCTTTCCAACTTTGTGCCACCacctccatccccggctccctCTGACTACCCCATGTCAGTGGATGAGGACCTGCTCCATGCCTGGAACTCCACAACCTTCTCCACTGTTAAAG GGACAGTGACCTCagcccccaccctgccccacaTCATCCACGAGCCCATCAAGTGCACGTGCTCCATGCAGGGAACCGGCTTCTCCTGCCCTAGTGGCGTGGGGGGCCATCCCCCGCAGATGAGGGTGGTGACAGGGGACATTCTGACAGACATCACAGGACGCAACGTTTCTGAGTATCTGCTTTACACCTCGGACCGCTTCCGGCTGCACAG GTATGGGGCACTCACGTTTGGAAACGTCCAGAAATCCATCCCGGCCTCCTTCGGAGCCAGGGCTCCAGCCACAGTGCGCAAGATTGCTGTGCGGAGAACAGCCCAG gtCTTCTACAACAACAAGGGCTACCACAGCATGCCCACTTACCTCAATGCCCTCAACAATGCCATCCTGAGAGCCAACCTGCCGAAGAGCAAGGGCAACCCTGCTGCCTATG GCATCACAGTCACCAATCACCCTATGAACAAAACAAGTGCCAGCCTGTCCCTGGATTACCT CCTGCAAGGCACAGATGTGGTGATTGCCATCTTCATCATTGTGGCCATGTCCTTCGTCCCAGCCAGCTTTGTGGTATTCCTGGTGGCTGAAAAGGCCACCAAGGCCAAACACCTGCAGTTTGTGAGTGGCTGTGACCCCGTCATCTACTGGCTGGCCAACTACATGTGGGACATG CTAAACTACCTGGTGCCGGCCACATGCTGCATCATCATCCTGTTCGTGTTTGATCTCCCAGCATATACCTCTCCCACCAACTTCCCTGCTgtcctctccctcttcctcctctatGG CTGGTCCATCACTCCTATCATGTACCCAGCCTCCTTCTGGTTTGAggtgcccagctctgcttaTGTCTTCCTCATCGTCATCAACCTCTTCATTGGCATCACAGCCACTGTTGCCAcgttcctgctgcagctctttgaGCATGACAAG GACCTGAAGGTGGTGAACAGCTACCTGAAGAGCTGCTTCCTCGTGTTCCCTAACTACAATCTGGGCCACGGCCTGATGGAGATGGCCTACAATGAATACATCAATGAGTACTATGCCAAGATTG GGCAGTTTGATAAAATGAAATCACCCTTTGAATGGGACATCGTGACACGGGGGCTTGTTGCCATGACAATTGAAGGTTTTGTTGGCTTCTTCATCACCATCATGTGCCAGTACAACTTCTTCCGGAAGCCCCA GCGCCTGCCCGTCTCCACCAAACCTATTGAGGATGACATTGACGTGGCCAATGAGAGGCACCGGGTCCTGCGTGGTGATGCCGACAATGACATGCTGAAGATCGAGAACCTCACAAAG gTGTACAAGTCCCGCAAGATTGGGCGCATCCTGGCTGTGGACCGGCTGTGTGTGGGTGTGCGCCCCGGGGAATGCTTTGGGCTGCTGGGTGTCAATGGTGCAGGCAAGACCACAACATTCAAGATGCTGACAGGGGATGAGAGCACCACGGGTGGAGAGGCGTTCATTAATGGACACAG CATCCTGAAGGAGCTCCTGCAGGTCCAGCAGAGCTTGGGCTACTGCCCCCAGTTTGACGCGCTCTTTGATGAGCTGACAGCTCAGGAGCACCTGGAGCTCTACACCCGCCTGCGTGGCATCCCCTGGAAGGATGAGGAGCGG GTGGTCAAGTGGGCGCTGAAGAAGCTGGAGTTGACCAAGTACGCAGACAAGCCTGCCAGCACCTACAGTGGGGGCAACAAGAGGAAGCTATCCACAGCCATTGCGCTCATTGGATACCCAGCCTTCATCTTCCTG GATGAGCCAACCACAGGGATGGACCCCAAGGCACGGCGCTTCCTCTGGAACCTAATCCTGGATGTCATCAAAACGGGTCGCTCCGTGGTGCTCACATCTCACAG CATGGAGGAGTGTGAGGCCCTCTGCACCCGCCTGGCCATCATGGTGAATGGGCGGCTCAAGTGTCTCGGTAGCATTCAGCACCTGAAGAACAG ATTTGGTGATGGCTACATGATCACAGTGCGCACCAAGTCCAGCCTCAATGTCAAGGAGGTGGTGAGGTTCTTCAACCGTAACTTCCCTGAGGCTGTCCTCAAG GAGCGTCATCACACCAAGGCCCAGTACCAGCTGAAGTCGGATCAGATCTCACTGGCACAGGTCTTCAGCAAGATGGAGCAGGTGGTGGATGTGCTGGGCATTGAAGACTACTCTGTCAGCCAAACCACACTGGACAAT GTGTTTGTGAATTTTGCCAAGAAGCAAAGTGAcaacctggagcagcaggagaccagccccagctgtgtcctgcagtCACCCCTGGAGCGggtgctgagcctgctgcacCCCCGCACTGCCCCCACTGAGCTGCGGGCCCTCGtggtggaggagcaggaggaccTGGAGACTGACGATGAAGGCCTCATCAGCTTTGAGGAGGAGAGG gctcagctctcCTTCAACACGGACACGCTGTGCTGA